The following proteins come from a genomic window of Alphaproteobacteria bacterium:
- a CDS encoding 2-hydroxyacid dehydrogenase — MKVLLYGPIAQRGRELLHDHFGDRIEITGTLAGDPAEQQAAHFAAAEVIVSVRFDAAEPPAPRARLIQLPNSGLDSVDMAAVPEGCAVCNSFEHEIGISEYVMSAILQGIVELPARDAKFRAGDWSDSPRLMGPFRPELAGRTIVCVGYGNIGRAVAQRARAFGMTVHAVTRRPRDFDPAPDRLGAIDELDEMLPEADYVLVCCPEEPSTIGLIGAHRLALMKPQAVLLNVARGLIVDEDALYEALSQGRIGGAVIDVWYHYADIGNEDVKPSRHPFEKLDNVVMTPHCCGWTEGLMPRRFAIVAENIERLMAGKPLLHQVHPEI; from the coding sequence GTGAAGGTCCTGCTCTACGGCCCCATCGCCCAGCGCGGGCGAGAGTTGCTGCACGATCACTTCGGCGACCGCATCGAGATTACCGGCACCCTGGCCGGTGACCCGGCCGAGCAGCAGGCCGCCCACTTCGCCGCCGCCGAGGTCATCGTCAGCGTGCGCTTCGATGCCGCAGAGCCGCCGGCGCCGCGGGCCCGGCTCATTCAGTTGCCCAACTCGGGCCTCGATTCGGTGGACATGGCGGCGGTGCCCGAGGGCTGCGCGGTGTGCAACTCCTTCGAGCACGAGATCGGCATCAGCGAGTACGTCATGTCGGCCATCCTGCAGGGCATCGTCGAACTGCCCGCACGAGACGCCAAATTCCGCGCCGGCGACTGGTCCGACAGCCCGCGCCTGATGGGCCCCTTCCGCCCCGAACTGGCCGGCCGCACCATCGTCTGCGTGGGCTACGGCAACATCGGCCGGGCCGTGGCCCAGCGGGCCCGGGCCTTCGGCATGACCGTCCATGCCGTTACCCGCCGGCCGCGGGACTTCGATCCGGCGCCGGACAGGCTGGGCGCCATCGACGAGCTCGATGAGATGCTGCCGGAGGCCGATTACGTGCTGGTCTGCTGTCCCGAGGAGCCCAGCACCATCGGCCTGATCGGCGCCCACCGCCTGGCCCTGATGAAGCCCCAGGCGGTACTGCTCAACGTCGCCCGCGGCCTCATCGTCGACGAGGACGCGCTCTATGAGGCGCTCAGCCAGGGCCGCATCGGCGGTGCCGTGATCGACGTCTGGTACCACTACGCCGACATCGGCAACGAAGACGTCAAGCCCTCGCGCCATCCCTTCGAGAAGCTCGACAACGTCGTCATGACGCCGCATTGCTGTGGCTGGACCGAGGGCTTGATGCCGCGCCGCTTCGCCATCGTGGCCGAGAACATCGAACGCCTGATGGCCGGCAAACCCTTGCTGCACCAGGTGCATCCGGAGATCTGA
- a CDS encoding P-II family nitrogen regulator produces MELIMAIIKPHKLDEVREGLTELGVQGMTVSEVKGFGRQKGHTEIYRGAEYVVHFVPKVKFEVVVAAEMAERVVECIRETAHSGQIGDGKIFTLDLEQAVRIRTGETDDQAL; encoded by the coding sequence ATGGAACTGATCATGGCCATCATCAAGCCGCACAAGCTCGACGAGGTGCGCGAAGGTCTGACCGAACTCGGTGTCCAGGGCATGACGGTCAGCGAGGTCAAGGGCTTCGGGCGCCAGAAGGGCCATACCGAGATCTACCGTGGTGCCGAGTACGTCGTCCACTTCGTGCCCAAGGTCAAGTTCGAGGTGGTGGTGGCGGCGGAGATGGCCGAGCGGGTTGTCGAGTGCATCCGCGAGACCGCCCATTCGGGCCAGATCGGCGACGGCAAGATCTTCACCCTCGACCTCGAGCAGGCGGTGCGTATCCGCACCGGCGAGACCGACGACCAAGCACTGTGA
- a CDS encoding ammonium transporter, with protein MLLPNQALAASAIDSGDTAWLITATALVLFMTLPGLALFYGGLVRTQNVLSVLMHCYVIACLASVLWYAGVYSLAFSDGGSANAWIGGLGKAFLAGVGSDAASGSIPESVFFMFQMTFAIITPALIVGAYVERIKFGAVMLFSALWLIVVYAPVTHWVWGGGWLAEMGVMDFAGGIVVHTTAGVSALVVAMALGGRVGFPGEVKPPHNPGMTMIGAAMLWVGWFGFNAGSALAADQSAGMAMLVTHISAATASLVWMVMEWVRFGKPSLIGTVTGTIAGLATITPASGFVGPFGALVIGVAAGLLCFAAVQAVKQKFEIDDSLDVFAVHGIGGMTGTMLTAILVLPVLGGMGLAEGMTVGQALGVQLLGIAATVVWAGAASWVLVKICTALVGLRVEREDEIEGLDITSHGERGYEI; from the coding sequence GTGCTGCTGCCGAACCAGGCGCTGGCGGCAAGCGCTATCGACAGCGGCGACACGGCCTGGCTGATCACCGCCACGGCGCTGGTGCTGTTCATGACGCTGCCCGGGTTGGCGCTCTTTTACGGCGGCCTGGTGCGGACCCAAAATGTGCTGTCGGTGCTGATGCACTGCTACGTCATCGCCTGCCTGGCCTCGGTGCTCTGGTACGCCGGGGTCTACAGCCTGGCCTTCAGCGATGGCGGCAGCGCCAACGCCTGGATCGGCGGCCTGGGCAAGGCCTTCCTGGCCGGGGTCGGAAGCGATGCCGCCTCGGGCAGCATTCCCGAATCCGTCTTTTTCATGTTTCAGATGACGTTTGCCATCATCACGCCGGCGTTGATCGTCGGGGCCTATGTCGAACGCATCAAATTCGGCGCCGTCATGCTCTTCAGCGCGCTCTGGCTGATCGTCGTCTATGCCCCGGTGACGCACTGGGTCTGGGGCGGCGGCTGGCTGGCTGAAATGGGCGTGATGGACTTTGCCGGCGGTATCGTGGTGCACACCACGGCCGGCGTTTCGGCCCTGGTCGTCGCCATGGCACTGGGCGGCCGCGTCGGTTTCCCGGGCGAGGTCAAGCCACCGCACAATCCCGGCATGACCATGATCGGCGCCGCCATGCTGTGGGTCGGCTGGTTCGGCTTCAACGCCGGCTCCGCCCTGGCCGCCGACCAAAGCGCCGGCATGGCTATGCTGGTGACCCATATCTCGGCCGCCACCGCCTCGCTGGTCTGGATGGTCATGGAATGGGTTCGCTTCGGCAAGCCGAGCCTGATCGGCACGGTCACCGGCACCATCGCCGGCCTGGCCACCATCACCCCGGCCTCGGGTTTCGTCGGTCCCTTCGGGGCGCTGGTCATCGGCGTCGCCGCCGGACTGCTCTGCTTCGCCGCCGTGCAGGCGGTCAAGCAGAAGTTCGAAATAGACGATTCCCTCGACGTCTTCGCTGTCCATGGTATCGGCGGCATGACCGGTACCATGTTGACCGCGATCCTGGTGCTTCCCGTTCTTGGCGGCATGGGCCTGGCCGAAGGCATGACGGTGGGCCAGGCGCTCGGCGTCCAACTCCTGGGTATCGCAGCCACCGTGGTTTGGGCCGGCGCAGCCAGCTGGGTATTGGTCAAGATCTGCACCGCCCTGGTGGGCCTTAGAGTCGAGCGCGAAGACGAGATCGAAGGCCTCGACATCACTTCTCACGGCGAACGGGGCTACGAAATCTAA
- a CDS encoding YeeE/YedE family protein, whose amino-acid sequence MDEIPVTTIVAAWGLALGAILGATVQRTNFCTIGAISDAVLMGSYNRLRAWLLAIATALVASQGLHGAGLVDLGKSIYLSPNLGWLGAILGGLLFGFGMTLAGGCGNRTLVRLGAGNLKSLVVALVMGVFAYMTLRGLLGLARVELEAATMIDLGAAGFSSQGIVELLAAASGLDDGVLRSGLTIVVAGALAWWCFKDAQFRRSPRHLAAGLIVGLTVPAGWLITGVIGNDEFDPVPLFSVTFVSSTADSVQYLMTFTGATVNFGVGLIGGVIAGALAAALLGREFRLEAFAGVEDMARHLIGAALMGVGGILALGCTIGQGITGMSTLALGSLLAWLAIMAGGVLGIRYLEEGSLAGILRVLLARN is encoded by the coding sequence ATGGACGAGATTCCCGTCACCACCATCGTCGCGGCCTGGGGTCTGGCGCTCGGCGCCATCCTCGGTGCCACCGTGCAGCGCACCAACTTCTGCACCATTGGGGCCATCTCGGACGCCGTGCTGATGGGCAGCTACAACCGCTTGCGGGCCTGGCTGTTGGCCATCGCTACGGCCCTGGTGGCCAGCCAGGGGCTGCACGGTGCCGGTCTGGTCGATCTGGGCAAGTCGATCTACCTGAGCCCCAACCTGGGCTGGCTGGGCGCCATCCTGGGGGGGCTTCTGTTCGGCTTCGGCATGACGCTGGCCGGCGGCTGCGGCAACCGCACCCTGGTGCGGCTGGGGGCCGGCAATCTCAAATCGCTGGTCGTCGCCCTGGTCATGGGCGTCTTCGCCTACATGACGCTGCGGGGCCTCCTTGGCCTGGCCCGGGTCGAGCTCGAGGCGGCCACCATGATCGACTTGGGCGCGGCGGGTTTCTCGTCGCAGGGCATCGTCGAGTTGCTGGCGGCGGCCAGCGGCCTCGATGACGGCGTGCTGCGCAGCGGCCTTACCATCGTGGTGGCCGGGGCTCTGGCCTGGTGGTGTTTCAAGGACGCCCAATTCCGGCGCTCGCCGCGCCACCTGGCGGCCGGCCTGATCGTCGGCCTGACGGTACCGGCGGGCTGGTTGATCACCGGCGTCATCGGCAACGACGAGTTCGACCCGGTGCCGCTGTTTTCGGTGACCTTCGTCTCCTCGACGGCCGACAGCGTGCAGTACCTGATGACCTTCACCGGCGCCACCGTCAACTTCGGCGTCGGCCTGATCGGCGGCGTCATCGCCGGCGCCCTGGCGGCCGCCTTGTTGGGCCGCGAGTTCCGCCTCGAGGCCTTCGCCGGCGTCGAGGATATGGCGCGCCACCTGATCGGCGCGGCGCTGATGGGGGTGGGCGGCATTTTGGCGCTGGGCTGCACCATCGGCCAGGGCATCACCGGCATGTCGACGCTGGCCCTGGGATCGCTGCTGGCCTGGCTGGCCATCATGGCCGGCGGCGTGCTCGGCATAAGGTATCTCGAAGAGGGCAGTTTGGCGGGGATTTTGCGGGTTCTGCTGGCGCGCAATTGA